One stretch of Dokdonia sp. Hel_I_53 DNA includes these proteins:
- a CDS encoding response regulator: MGFPLFYIFPQFKITPLLRNLTLSAVFFLFSLTILSQDSTSIDRDYINKLTDSATTFYNTGNHSKSLELTIKIIKAAEKINDTGNLLNGYRYLGYDYLMLNDTIRARDSFEKAQSLANLINDTQTLGLSYMDLANLYGSSKDQLKKALIYHKKSIETFKASNDSLNLGTAYYNTAYTLFDHDKPDIAAIYLYEADKYKYALDINLRAGIQNSWAEYYLEKKDYEKVDYYLSEVFLDTALHKSKLDLADSYDLYSKSLYAQKRYKEAYEAGDKYQSLFEKNIDQLQTEKSQKVAAQYEVAQYKKDIERTELQNELQANNVRNKDRVNQILLVVVIFFFLLIAILLYAFFTRKKYVRNLRIKNIAYLKAKQKSEELSRSKTEFFSTVSHELRTPLYGVIGLSTILLDDPALKSHEEDIKSLKFSADYLLALINDVLQINKVDSKSLKEEFVVFNVRELIQTITSSFEYMRLQNNNVIITSIKEDVPTYIKGDTIRLSQILMNLIGNACKFTENGTITVLIKAVSVSKNKCRLHFSIQDNGVGIPQERKERIFDEFSQIGSKHYSYQGTGLGLPIVKKLLALHNSEIKLESKYGEGSNFYFELDFSIAQINERPEANAPLGTSTSLQNKEILIVDDNRINQKVTQKILEKSNVICTIAGNGKDAVEKAKHSHFDLILMDVNMPIMNGMEATEKIREFNQNVPIIALTAVEIKEMRDQIYASGMNDIIVKPYDIHKFRHTIANNLHRLVV, from the coding sequence ATGGGATTTCCTCTTTTTTATATATTTCCACAGTTTAAAATAACTCCACTTTTGAGAAATCTTACACTTTCTGCTGTCTTTTTTCTCTTCTCACTTACAATACTCTCACAAGATAGCACAAGTATAGATAGAGACTATATTAATAAACTTACAGATTCTGCTACAACGTTCTACAATACGGGTAATCATAGCAAATCATTAGAGCTAACCATCAAGATTATAAAAGCAGCAGAAAAAATAAACGATACGGGTAATCTACTAAACGGCTACCGTTATTTAGGATATGATTACTTAATGCTTAATGATACCATACGTGCTCGGGATAGTTTTGAAAAAGCGCAATCACTTGCAAATCTCATTAACGATACTCAGACATTAGGTTTAAGTTATATGGATTTAGCAAATCTATATGGGTCATCTAAGGATCAATTAAAAAAGGCGCTCATATATCACAAAAAGTCTATAGAAACTTTTAAAGCTAGTAATGACTCTCTCAATCTAGGAACAGCTTATTATAATACTGCCTATACTCTTTTTGATCATGACAAGCCTGATATTGCGGCTATTTACCTGTACGAAGCAGATAAATACAAATACGCTTTAGATATCAATTTAAGAGCCGGGATACAAAACTCATGGGCAGAATATTACCTTGAAAAAAAGGATTATGAGAAAGTAGATTATTATTTATCAGAAGTTTTTCTTGACACTGCGTTGCATAAATCTAAACTTGACCTTGCAGATTCTTATGATCTATATTCTAAGAGCCTTTACGCTCAAAAAAGATATAAAGAGGCTTATGAAGCAGGTGATAAATACCAATCTCTTTTTGAAAAAAATATTGATCAATTACAAACAGAAAAATCTCAAAAAGTAGCAGCACAATATGAAGTAGCGCAATACAAAAAAGACATTGAACGCACAGAGCTTCAAAATGAACTACAAGCCAATAATGTTAGAAATAAGGATAGAGTGAATCAAATTCTCCTTGTGGTAGTAATCTTCTTTTTTTTATTAATCGCAATTCTTCTCTATGCTTTCTTTACCAGAAAAAAATATGTAAGAAATTTGCGAATTAAAAACATTGCCTACCTCAAAGCAAAGCAAAAATCTGAAGAACTATCCAGATCAAAAACTGAGTTCTTCTCTACAGTAAGTCATGAACTTAGAACTCCACTATACGGAGTTATAGGTCTGAGTACAATCTTACTAGACGACCCTGCGCTCAAATCACACGAAGAAGACATAAAATCTCTTAAATTCTCTGCAGATTATCTCTTAGCGCTTATCAATGATGTGTTACAGATTAATAAAGTAGACTCAAAGTCATTAAAAGAAGAGTTTGTAGTATTTAATGTAAGAGAGCTTATTCAAACCATTACCTCCAGTTTTGAATACATGCGCTTGCAAAATAATAATGTGATTATAACCTCTATAAAAGAAGATGTTCCTACCTATATAAAAGGTGACACGATACGCTTGTCACAAATTCTTATGAACTTGATAGGTAATGCTTGTAAATTTACAGAGAACGGTACCATAACTGTATTGATAAAAGCTGTATCGGTTTCAAAAAATAAGTGTAGGTTACACTTTTCCATCCAAGATAATGGCGTAGGAATTCCTCAGGAACGAAAAGAACGTATTTTTGATGAATTTTCTCAAATAGGTTCAAAACACTATTCTTATCAGGGAACAGGTTTAGGATTGCCCATTGTAAAAAAATTATTAGCACTTCACAATAGCGAAATTAAGTTAGAAAGTAAATACGGTGAAGGTTCTAATTTTTATTTTGAGTTAGACTTTTCGATAGCTCAAATCAATGAAAGACCCGAAGCAAATGCTCCCCTAGGAACCTCAACTAGCCTACAGAATAAAGAAATTCTCATTGTAGATGATAATCGCATTAATCAAAAAGTTACTCAAAAAATCCTTGAAAAATCAAATGTCATATGCACCATTGCTGGAAATGGTAAAGATGCCGTGGAGAAAGCAAAGCACTCGCACTTTGATCTGATATTAATGGACGTAAATATGCCCATTATGAACGGAATGGAAGCAACAGAGAAAATCCGAGAATTTAACCAAAATGTGCCCATCATTGCATTAACCGCTGTAGAGATCAAGGAAATGAGAGATCAGATATACGCCTCTGGGATGAATGATATTATCGTAAAACCCTACGACATTCATAAATTTAGACATACCATCGCTAATAACCTCCATAGACTCGTTGTATAA
- a CDS encoding glycoside hydrolase family 113, translating to MKVLSNGVSFKEKVSKVNLIIKTFIFILLCSCSAQPVPEMKIKGVSFVANRSPVDSTHVKPVKDLHANYAAVMPFGFIPEKDAPQIVYNTDRQWYGETKEGGRNYITQLHKGNINVMMKPQLWIRHGEFTGYLKMRTEEDWLALEESYRVFIIEYAVLAQEENTAIFCIGTELENFVSNRPEFWKQLIIDIRKIYNGKLTYAANWDEYKRTPFWNQLDFIGVDAYFPVCDEETPSVACAREGWKKWGGELAAFAKAKDRKVIFTEFGYRSVDYTGREPWKADRSMTGVNLQGQANATQALLETVWQEEWMAGGFVWKWFIHHDEVGGEQNNQYTPQNKPAAEILRTYFERD from the coding sequence ATGAAGGTCTTGTCAAATGGTGTATCTTTCAAAGAAAAAGTAAGTAAGGTGAATCTTATTATAAAAACATTTATTTTTATTCTTCTATGTTCCTGCAGTGCGCAACCTGTACCAGAGATGAAAATTAAGGGAGTAAGCTTTGTCGCAAACCGAAGCCCTGTAGATAGTACCCATGTTAAACCAGTAAAAGATCTTCATGCAAATTATGCTGCGGTGATGCCTTTTGGATTTATACCAGAAAAGGATGCTCCGCAAATTGTTTATAACACAGACCGGCAATGGTATGGTGAGACTAAAGAAGGAGGGCGCAATTATATTACCCAGTTGCATAAGGGGAATATAAACGTTATGATGAAACCTCAATTATGGATTCGTCACGGAGAATTTACCGGCTATCTCAAAATGCGTACAGAAGAGGATTGGCTAGCCCTAGAAGAATCTTACAGGGTTTTTATCATAGAGTATGCAGTGCTAGCTCAAGAAGAGAATACAGCTATCTTCTGTATAGGCACAGAGCTTGAAAATTTTGTAAGCAACAGACCAGAATTCTGGAAGCAACTTATTATTGATATCAGGAAAATCTATAATGGCAAACTTACATATGCGGCAAATTGGGATGAATATAAGCGAACTCCTTTTTGGAATCAGCTAGATTTTATTGGAGTAGATGCATATTTTCCTGTATGCGATGAAGAAACACCATCTGTAGCCTGTGCTAGGGAAGGGTGGAAAAAGTGGGGAGGAGAGCTAGCTGCTTTCGCGAAAGCAAAAGACCGTAAAGTTATTTTCACAGAATTTGGGTACAGATCAGTCGATTATACGGGTAGAGAACCTTGGAAAGCAGACCGATCTATGACTGGGGTAAATCTCCAAGGACAAGCAAACGCAACTCAGGCATTGCTAGAAACAGTTTGGCAAGAAGAGTGGATGGCAGGTGGGTTTGTCTGGAAGTGGTTTATTCATCATGATGAGGTAGGTGGAGAACAGAATAATCAATACACCCCCCAAAACAAACCAGCAGCCGAAATTTTGCGTACTTATTTTGAACGTGACTAG
- a CDS encoding hemerythrin domain-containing protein: MNIFEAIRKDHDKQRELCRLVTSTSGESKGRKEMWESLKNELQVHAMAEERHFYKPLISNDMMQEHARHGIAEHHEMDELIAKIDDTDLDSPAWLTYAKQLCEKVEHHLEDEEHTFFQLAGKVFSETQKEDLATDYKKSMKENR; the protein is encoded by the coding sequence ATGAATATATTTGAAGCTATACGTAAAGACCATGATAAACAGAGAGAGCTTTGTCGCCTAGTCACAAGCACCTCTGGAGAAAGCAAAGGACGGAAAGAAATGTGGGAAAGTCTTAAAAACGAATTACAGGTACACGCTATGGCAGAAGAACGCCATTTTTACAAACCACTTATAAGTAATGATATGATGCAAGAACATGCAAGACATGGAATTGCAGAACATCACGAGATGGATGAACTTATCGCAAAAATAGACGACACAGATCTAGACTCTCCAGCTTGGCTCACATATGCAAAGCAATTATGTGAAAAAGTGGAGCATCATTTAGAAGATGAAGAACATACTTTTTTCCAACTCGCAGGTAAAGTTTTTTCAGAAACTCAGAAAGAAGACCTAGCAACAGACTATAAGAAGTCTATGAAAGAAAATAGATAG
- a CDS encoding response regulator: MYFICVVATLTSHAQIDTLSIQNHIEKLIDSSAINYSAGNYVKSLSNNIAIVENAEKINDFAYLQKGYRYLGYDYLILEDLELARVNFQKAQQYAQLIENDTLVAETYMDLANLFSNIPNDYEKAIRYHNKSITLFKKIKDSVNLGKAYYNTIITLYNHEQYNAALPYLKEANKLIGIGISNYKNKLFNQWAEYYIQNKNYNKVDFYLKEVLKDTLNGLTSTDLADTYEKLSFNLYNQKLYKEAYESRVKFEAYEAETLENIQNASSQNAAASFQVDEYKKNIERKELKNQLQQEIMVNKERLNNFLTALVIACVLLLILFYTSYKNRKVFIKKLTLKNQEYLLAKEKSEELSKSKSAFFSTVSHELRTPLYGVIGLSTILLDNPELKSHEQDIKSLKFSADYLLALINDVLQISKIDSKLLEENEENFNVREFIKNIVSSFEYMRLQNKNIINIDIDSKVPRVLRGDATRLSQILMNLIGNALKFTDNGIINITIDVKTISKETTTLKFSIADTGIGIPESKLSSIFNEFSQVNSRHYTYQGTGLGLPIVKKLLALSNSKINVESEMGVGSVFFFTLELDNAVAESRIEPTLSIDEDALRGKRILIVDDNRINQIVTTKILQKSDVLCQVANNGEEAIAAAKEENFDLILMDINMPVMNGMEATEKIREFDNSIPIIALTAVEVKEMRTKIYESGMTDIIVKPYDISKFKRTIIKNVAHIKELA; this comes from the coding sequence TTGTATTTTATATGCGTTGTTGCAACGCTGACCTCACACGCTCAGATAGATACACTTTCCATCCAGAATCATATTGAAAAGCTTATAGATTCTTCAGCTATTAATTATAGTGCGGGCAACTATGTGAAATCTCTATCTAACAATATTGCCATTGTAGAAAATGCAGAAAAAATCAACGATTTTGCATACTTACAGAAAGGGTATCGTTATTTAGGTTATGATTATCTTATACTTGAAGACCTAGAGCTTGCTCGTGTGAATTTTCAAAAAGCACAGCAATATGCACAACTTATTGAGAATGATACTTTAGTCGCTGAGACCTATATGGATCTTGCTAATTTATTTTCTAACATTCCTAATGATTATGAGAAAGCAATACGCTACCACAATAAGTCTATCACACTATTTAAAAAGATTAAAGATTCTGTAAATCTTGGAAAGGCCTATTATAATACCATCATCACACTATATAATCACGAGCAATATAACGCTGCATTACCCTACCTTAAAGAAGCAAACAAACTAATAGGGATTGGCATAAGTAACTATAAGAATAAGTTATTCAATCAATGGGCGGAGTACTATATTCAAAATAAAAATTACAATAAAGTTGATTTTTACCTCAAAGAAGTTCTTAAAGATACGCTCAATGGCCTAACGAGTACAGATCTAGCTGATACTTATGAAAAACTCAGCTTCAACCTTTACAACCAGAAACTTTACAAGGAAGCATATGAGTCCCGAGTAAAATTTGAAGCGTATGAGGCTGAAACCTTAGAAAATATACAAAATGCATCTTCGCAAAATGCTGCAGCGAGTTTTCAAGTAGATGAGTATAAAAAGAATATTGAACGTAAAGAACTAAAAAACCAACTGCAGCAGGAAATAATGGTTAATAAGGAGCGTTTAAATAATTTTTTAACGGCTCTCGTTATAGCGTGTGTTCTTCTTCTAATACTATTCTATACCTCTTATAAAAATAGAAAAGTATTTATTAAAAAATTAACTCTCAAAAATCAAGAGTATTTATTAGCTAAAGAAAAGAGCGAAGAACTTTCAAAATCTAAGTCTGCCTTTTTTTCTACGGTAAGTCATGAGCTTCGGACTCCATTATATGGTGTCATTGGTTTAAGCACGATCTTACTAGACAACCCAGAATTGAAATCGCACGAGCAGGACATCAAATCCTTAAAATTTTCAGCAGATTATTTGTTGGCCCTTATTAACGATGTGCTTCAGATAAGTAAAATTGATTCAAAATTGCTGGAAGAAAATGAAGAAAATTTTAATGTAAGAGAATTTATAAAAAATATTGTTTCTTCTTTTGAGTACATGCGACTTCAAAATAAAAATATAATTAATATTGATATTGATTCAAAAGTACCGCGAGTTTTACGTGGTGATGCAACACGATTATCTCAGATATTAATGAACCTTATAGGTAACGCGCTTAAGTTTACAGATAATGGCATCATCAACATTACAATAGATGTAAAAACTATTTCTAAAGAAACTACAACACTAAAATTTAGTATAGCAGATACTGGAATAGGTATTCCAGAATCAAAATTATCTAGTATCTTTAATGAATTCTCCCAAGTAAATTCTAGGCATTATACATATCAAGGTACAGGTTTAGGCTTACCTATTGTAAAAAAACTACTGGCATTATCTAACTCAAAAATAAATGTAGAAAGTGAAATGGGTGTAGGCTCTGTATTTTTCTTCACATTAGAATTAGATAATGCAGTTGCAGAAAGCCGTATTGAACCCACACTGTCCATCGATGAAGATGCTTTAAGAGGAAAACGTATACTTATTGTAGATGATAACCGTATCAACCAGATTGTAACTACAAAAATTTTGCAAAAATCTGATGTCTTGTGTCAAGTTGCAAATAATGGAGAGGAAGCAATAGCAGCAGCAAAAGAAGAAAATTTTGATCTGATCCTTATGGATATAAATATGCCGGTTATGAATGGTATGGAGGCTACAGAGAAAATAAGAGAATTTGACAACTCCATCCCCATTATCGCACTAACAGCTGTTGAAGTTAAAGAAATGCGAACAAAAATCTATGAATCTGGTATGACTGATATTATCGTAAAGCCTTATGACATCTCTAAATTTAAGCGTACGATCATCAAAAACGTAGCGCATATTAAAGAGTTAGCTTAA
- a CDS encoding POTRA domain-containing protein — protein MKFLWIALLVSVTSVCSAQHFTVKEISFEGLKRVDESLLRHLIKVHVARPYDSLQVVTDLERLNRLPAIAKASVVKIINEDSTYTLRYKIIENFAIIPGLRIGQANDDSFAFRASVFDFNFLGQSQIIGGFFQKDVFSSFGAYWEAPFLFSNKWGLGLNYIDNITFEPVYFQDEPFNYKKEDRGLEMYILYEIDFHNKAELGVRFFDESYVYNETPAAENLPNDLNANKTFYRAQYETNFLDIDYQYVVGFRNIFDVSYQTGGDGLLGDTFIATNSFEYFKKLGERGNWANRLQLGYSSFTKTEFAPFTIDNQFNLRGSGNDSNRGTSFVFVNTEYRYTLLEKDWFVMQGNTFVDAGILQEPKGSLSTITPKSSFEIYSGIGIRFLHKRIFNAVIRLDYGVGIGSRDSRGFVFGIGQYF, from the coding sequence ATGAAATTTCTTTGGATTGCCCTTTTAGTAAGCGTTACTTCTGTTTGTAGTGCACAGCATTTTACCGTAAAAGAAATCTCGTTTGAGGGGTTAAAGCGGGTGGATGAATCGCTATTAAGGCATTTGATAAAGGTGCATGTTGCTAGGCCTTATGACTCACTCCAAGTGGTTACAGATCTTGAGCGATTAAATCGCTTGCCCGCAATAGCAAAAGCTTCTGTTGTAAAAATTATAAACGAAGATTCTACTTATACCTTACGCTATAAAATTATTGAGAATTTTGCCATTATTCCAGGCTTGCGTATAGGGCAAGCAAATGATGATAGTTTTGCCTTTCGTGCAAGTGTATTTGATTTTAACTTCTTGGGTCAAAGTCAGATTATAGGAGGATTTTTCCAAAAGGATGTTTTTAGTTCTTTTGGGGCGTATTGGGAGGCTCCATTTCTGTTTAGTAATAAGTGGGGTCTTGGACTTAACTATATTGATAATATTACATTTGAACCTGTCTATTTTCAGGATGAGCCTTTTAATTATAAAAAAGAGGATCGCGGTCTTGAAATGTATATTTTGTATGAGATCGATTTTCACAACAAGGCAGAATTAGGTGTACGATTTTTTGACGAATCATATGTATATAATGAAACCCCAGCGGCTGAAAATCTCCCAAATGACCTTAATGCAAATAAAACATTCTATCGAGCTCAATATGAGACCAATTTTTTAGATATTGATTATCAATATGTAGTAGGTTTTAGAAATATTTTTGATGTAAGTTACCAGACTGGTGGTGATGGATTGCTAGGAGATACCTTCATAGCAACTAACTCGTTCGAATATTTTAAAAAACTAGGTGAGAGAGGAAACTGGGCTAATAGGCTACAACTAGGCTATTCATCGTTTACAAAAACAGAATTTGCTCCTTTTACGATAGATAATCAATTCAATCTTCGCGGGTCTGGAAATGACAGCAATCGTGGTACTTCGTTTGTTTTTGTAAATACAGAGTACCGTTATACACTTTTAGAAAAAGATTGGTTTGTAATGCAAGGAAATACATTTGTTGATGCAGGTATACTCCAAGAACCCAAAGGAAGTCTAAGTACAATTACTCCCAAATCTTCCTTTGAAATATATTCTGGGATAGGCATTAGGTTTTTACATAAGCGCATATTTAACGCCGTAATTAGATTAGATTACGGCGTAGGAATAGGATCACGTGACAGTCGTGGATTTGTTTTTGGAATAGGTCAGTACTTTTAG